A window of Proteobacteria bacterium CG1_02_64_396 contains these coding sequences:
- a CDS encoding pantoate--beta-alanine ligase: MRILRTIAELRRWRAGAGKVALVPTMGNLHAGHMALVKEAQRHGDAVVLSIFVNPTQFGPFEDFDRYPRTPKEDLDLCQASGVSVVFMPDMEEIYPKGRDGLAVAVIPERMTDVLCGAQRPGHFRGVTTVVSILFHLVRPDAAVFGEKDWQQLAILRAMVGDLHFGIVMVGLPTVREKDGLALSSRNRYLDEEARGLAPGLFKGLSAMQSAAKRGGRDVAALLAQGRETLRLAGLPEPEYLEIRSGGDLTLLGEENPWRDDARVFVAIKLGGARLIDNLPLLTK, from the coding sequence ATGAGGATTCTGCGCACGATCGCCGAACTGCGCCGTTGGCGCGCCGGGGCGGGCAAGGTGGCGTTGGTCCCGACCATGGGCAACCTGCACGCCGGTCACATGGCGCTGGTGAAAGAGGCCCAGCGGCATGGCGACGCGGTGGTGCTGAGCATTTTTGTCAATCCGACCCAGTTCGGTCCCTTTGAAGATTTCGACCGCTACCCCCGCACCCCCAAGGAGGATCTCGACCTCTGTCAGGCCAGTGGCGTCAGCGTCGTCTTCATGCCCGACATGGAGGAGATCTACCCCAAAGGGCGCGACGGGCTGGCGGTGGCGGTGATCCCGGAGCGGATGACCGACGTGCTCTGCGGTGCCCAGCGCCCCGGCCATTTTCGCGGCGTGACCACAGTGGTCTCGATCCTCTTCCACCTGGTTCGCCCCGATGCCGCCGTCTTCGGTGAGAAGGATTGGCAGCAGTTGGCGATCCTGCGGGCGATGGTGGGCGATCTGCACTTCGGCATCGTCATGGTCGGTTTGCCCACGGTGCGCGAGAAAGACGGACTGGCCCTGAGCTCGCGCAACCGCTACCTCGACGAGGAGGCGCGCGGCCTGGCCCCCGGCCTCTTCAAGGGCTTAAGCGCCATGCAATCGGCTGCCAAGAGGGGGGGGCGGGATGTTGCGGCCTTGCTGGCGCAAGGGCGGGAAACCCTGCGTTTGGCGGGACTGCCCGAGCCCGAGTATCTGGAGATTCGCTCCGGCGGCGATTTGACGCTGCTGGGAGAAGAAAACCCGTGGCGGGACGATGCTCGGGTCTTCGTCGCCATCAAGCTCGGGGGGGCGCGGTTGATCGACAACCTGCCGCTATTGACCAAGTAA
- a CDS encoding 3-methyl-2-oxobutanoate hydroxymethyltransferase gives MPKLLARKGGNQPIAMLTAYDASSARIADRAGVDCLLVGDSLGMVIQGYGDTCPVTLDQMVYHTAIVRRCSNLPIVADMPFLVGQGSADAALAAAGRLIAEGGADAVKIEGAGPMIDTVAYLAQRGLAVVGHLGLSPQSARRDGWGKKAKSEDEGAQLVADAVALSEAGAVMIVLENIPAELAAQATAAIAIPTIGIGAGRQCDGQVLVFHDVVGLTETPPPFATPKLGGFALLTEAVAAWVNEVHQAS, from the coding sequence TTGCCCAAGCTGCTCGCCCGCAAGGGTGGAAACCAGCCCATCGCCATGCTCACCGCCTACGACGCCTCCAGCGCCCGGATTGCAGACCGCGCCGGGGTCGATTGCCTGTTGGTGGGCGATTCGTTGGGGATGGTGATCCAGGGGTATGGCGACACCTGCCCGGTCACCCTCGACCAGATGGTCTACCACACCGCCATCGTTCGCCGCTGCTCGAACCTGCCCATCGTTGCCGACATGCCCTTTTTGGTAGGGCAGGGGAGCGCCGATGCGGCGCTTGCCGCCGCCGGTCGTTTGATCGCCGAAGGGGGGGCCGACGCGGTGAAGATCGAGGGGGCGGGGCCGATGATCGACACCGTCGCCTACCTCGCCCAGCGGGGGTTGGCGGTGGTCGGCCACCTGGGGTTATCGCCCCAATCGGCCCGGCGCGACGGCTGGGGCAAAAAGGCTAAGTCTGAGGATGAAGGGGCGCAGCTCGTCGCCGACGCGGTGGCGCTGAGTGAGGCGGGGGCGGTGATGATCGTGCTCGAAAACATCCCCGCCGAGCTTGCGGCCCAGGCGACCGCCGCCATCGCGATTCCCACCATTGGGATCGGCGCGGGGCGGCAGTGCGACGGCCAGGTGTTGGTCTTTCATGACGTGGTCGGCCTGACCGAGACGCCCCCCCCGTTCGCCACCCCGAAATTGGGTGGATTTGCTCTGCTGACCGAGGCGGTCGCCGCCTGGGTGAATGAGGTGCACCAAGCATCATGA